A region of Candidatus Flexicrinis proximus DNA encodes the following proteins:
- a CDS encoding DNA alkylation repair protein, whose protein sequence is MAELESYGKPNYRKIYARHGIGDNLFGVAYSDLKPMAKRIKTDHALALALWDTDNYDARILATMIADPKQATPDMLEHWVTTHDNYGLSDAVSSFAARTPHAKAKAEVWSQQADEWISTSGWNLLGQLALNDKTLPDSYFERYLEQIQREIHGRPNRTRYAMNNVVIAIGTRGPALEGKAIAAATAIGDINIDHGETGCKTPEACSYIRKTVERKGYLVGA, encoded by the coding sequence ATGGCCGAACTCGAGAGTTACGGGAAACCCAACTACCGCAAAATCTACGCCCGGCACGGCATCGGCGACAACCTATTCGGTGTAGCCTACAGCGACTTGAAACCGATGGCCAAGCGCATCAAGACCGATCACGCGCTGGCGCTGGCGCTGTGGGATACCGACAATTATGATGCCCGTATCCTCGCCACCATGATCGCCGACCCCAAACAGGCCACGCCAGACATGCTTGAACACTGGGTAACGACCCACGACAACTACGGCTTGAGCGACGCGGTTTCCAGCTTCGCCGCGCGCACGCCGCACGCCAAGGCGAAAGCCGAAGTGTGGTCGCAGCAGGCCGACGAATGGATCAGCACCTCCGGCTGGAACCTGCTTGGTCAGCTCGCGCTGAACGACAAGACTCTGCCGGACTCGTACTTCGAGCGCTATCTCGAACAGATCCAGCGCGAAATTCACGGCCGGCCCAACCGCACCCGCTACGCCATGAATAACGTCGTGATCGCCATCGGCACGCGCGGCCCGGCCCTGGAAGGCAAAGCGATCGCTGCCGCCACCGCCATCGGCGACATCAATATCGACCACGGCGAAACCGGCTGCAAGACGCCGGAGGCCTGCTCCTATATTCGCAAGACGGTCGAGCGCAAAGGCTATCTCGTCGGCGCGTAA
- a CDS encoding HNH endonuclease — protein MGNNLSISQGRVLLLNGSTWEPLAVVSLSRAINLVLAEKAVIVEQTGEFLRTVRTRFPVPSVIALRRYINVPRRQAHWSRKGVLLRDNYVCIYCGAMPGSLSRDKVLAKDDFTVDHIIPRSRGGKDQWTNTACACYHCNHRKGSRLPHEAGMKMLWEPKIPRTSYLVIAVGSGPDAWKRYIEV, from the coding sequence GTGGGTAACAATCTATCCATCTCACAAGGCCGCGTTCTGTTATTGAACGGCTCGACGTGGGAGCCGTTGGCGGTCGTCAGCTTGTCACGCGCGATTAACCTAGTTCTTGCCGAGAAAGCCGTTATCGTCGAACAGACCGGTGAATTCCTGCGTACGGTGCGGACAAGATTCCCCGTACCGTCGGTGATCGCCCTGCGCCGCTACATCAATGTCCCGCGCAGGCAGGCGCACTGGTCGCGTAAAGGCGTCCTGCTGCGCGATAACTACGTGTGTATCTACTGCGGTGCCATGCCTGGGTCGCTCAGCCGCGACAAGGTGCTGGCCAAGGACGACTTCACCGTCGACCACATCATCCCGCGCAGCCGTGGCGGAAAAGACCAGTGGACCAACACCGCCTGCGCGTGTTACCACTGCAACCACCGCAAAGGCAGCCGCCTGCCTCACGAGGCGGGCATGAAAATGCTGTGGGAGCCGAAAATCCCACGAACAAGTTACCTGGTGATCGCGGTCGGCAGCGGCCCTGACGCGTGGAAGCGCTACATTGAAGTATAG
- the uxuA gene encoding mannonate dehydratase: MKMSFRWYGPDDPVTLANIRQIPAMTGIVTALYDVPVGEVWPLDKLMARKAQIEAHGLEFAVVESIPVPEAVKLGLPDRDRLISNYCRSISHLGAAGVQVLCYNFMPVFDWTRTNLAHVNADGSTALTFRQDDLDGIDLSRGTAGLPGWADAYSAEQLGTLRASYKEVDAERLLENFAYFLRAVVPVAEEAGVFMALHPDDPPWPIFGLPRIVGSAEQIRRVLALVDSRHHGLTFCTGSLGASADNDLVAMAREFGPRVNFTHARNVLITGERDFMEVPHPSRCGSVDMVGVLDALLDAGFDGPIRPDHGRMIWGEQGRPGYGLYDRALGATYLVGVFDALKRSNTRRDTA; this comes from the coding sequence ATGAAGATGAGTTTCAGATGGTACGGGCCGGACGATCCGGTCACGCTGGCGAATATCCGGCAGATCCCGGCGATGACCGGGATTGTCACGGCCCTCTATGACGTTCCGGTCGGCGAGGTCTGGCCGCTCGACAAGCTGATGGCGCGTAAAGCCCAGATCGAGGCGCACGGGCTGGAGTTCGCAGTCGTCGAGTCGATCCCCGTACCGGAAGCCGTCAAACTCGGGCTGCCCGATCGCGACCGCCTGATCTCGAACTACTGCCGGTCGATCAGCCATCTCGGCGCCGCCGGCGTGCAGGTGCTGTGCTACAACTTTATGCCGGTGTTTGACTGGACGCGCACCAATCTGGCCCACGTCAACGCCGACGGCTCGACCGCGCTGACCTTCAGACAGGACGATCTGGACGGCATCGACCTCTCGCGCGGCACCGCCGGACTTCCGGGGTGGGCCGACGCCTACTCTGCCGAACAGCTCGGTACGCTGCGCGCTTCTTATAAGGAAGTCGATGCCGAACGCCTGCTGGAAAACTTCGCCTATTTCCTGCGGGCTGTCGTCCCGGTAGCGGAGGAGGCCGGCGTGTTTATGGCGCTGCACCCCGACGATCCACCCTGGCCGATTTTCGGACTACCGCGTATTGTCGGCAGCGCCGAGCAAATCCGCCGCGTGCTGGCTCTGGTCGACAGCAGGCACCACGGCCTGACATTCTGCACCGGATCGCTCGGCGCCTCGGCGGACAACGATCTGGTTGCCATGGCCCGCGAGTTCGGCCCGCGCGTGAACTTCACCCATGCCCGCAATGTCCTGATCACGGGGGAGCGCGACTTCATGGAAGTGCCGCATCCGTCGCGCTGCGGCAGTGTCGATATGGTCGGTGTGCTTGATGCGCTGCTGGACGCGGGCTTCGACGGCCCGATCCGCCCTGACCACGGGCGGATGATCTGGGGCGAACAGGGCCGGCCCGGTTACGGACTGTACGACCGCGCGCTGGGCGCCACCTATTTAGTGGGGGTTTTTGACGCACTAAAACGCTCAAATACGCGTAGAGATACCGCCTGA
- a CDS encoding helix-turn-helix domain-containing protein: protein MAQNKSTIEPGAVYSRQEAAEALGISLSTLKRLIARGHLKISKPTGMRRVFITGDSIVSMLNQTAIDKGA, encoded by the coding sequence ATGGCACAAAACAAGTCAACCATTGAACCCGGTGCGGTCTATTCGCGCCAAGAAGCAGCAGAGGCGCTCGGCATCAGCCTGAGCACGCTGAAGCGGCTCATCGCGCGGGGACACCTCAAAATCAGCAAGCCGACCGGCATGCGCCGCGTGTTTATCACCGGCGATTCGATCGTCTCCATGCTGAATCAAACAGCTATCGACAAGGGTGCATAG
- a CDS encoding VOC family protein: protein MLRIDHAILVVDELDAAINDFTALGFTVRYGGVHASGATHNALIVFQDGTYLELMAPTGQTAQPGTADYSFLFANGEGFAGICLSSDDLDADVAAIRRRGGHLDNPSEGGRVRPDGVHMHWRSSWIDSEPLPFIMQDITPRNLRVTEEIDQMTHENGAMGLVGATIRAGSDALLKRFDAIFGSTLGFGLGWAEYECGGARIRLEFGGERDTVTEIVLDGLRTTIDSHGARLIGR from the coding sequence ATGCTTCGAATTGACCATGCGATCCTCGTCGTAGACGAACTCGACGCAGCGATAAACGATTTTACCGCCCTGGGCTTCACCGTGCGCTACGGCGGTGTGCATGCCAGCGGCGCAACCCATAACGCGCTGATCGTCTTTCAGGACGGCACCTACCTGGAGCTGATGGCCCCCACCGGACAGACAGCCCAGCCCGGCACTGCCGATTACTCGTTCCTGTTTGCCAATGGCGAAGGATTCGCCGGGATCTGCCTGTCCTCGGACGATCTTGATGCCGATGTCGCGGCGATCCGCCGGCGCGGCGGCCACCTGGATAATCCGAGCGAAGGCGGCCGCGTGCGCCCCGATGGCGTGCACATGCACTGGCGGTCAAGCTGGATTGACAGCGAACCGCTGCCCTTCATCATGCAGGACATCACGCCGCGTAACCTGAGGGTCACCGAGGAAATTGACCAGATGACGCATGAAAACGGCGCGATGGGTCTGGTCGGCGCCACGATACGCGCCGGATCGGACGCGCTGCTCAAGCGTTTCGATGCTATCTTCGGCTCCACGCTGGGCTTCGGGCTGGGCTGGGCGGAGTACGAGTGCGGCGGCGCGCGCATCCGGCTGGAGTTTGGCGGAGAGCGCGACACGGTGACGGAAATCGTCCTCGACGGCCTCCGCACCACGATCGACTCCCACGGCGCCCGCCTCATCGGACGATAG